One Actinosynnema pretiosum DNA segment encodes these proteins:
- a CDS encoding DUF885 domain-containing protein has product MTTARELADDLFTLVLTSDPLMATLIGVPGWDDRLPDPSAEAEAGAARRAAELATRAAEGDDDPITRAVVAQQAAGTVAKLGARLVEHTHAEGFNAPVPLLLTSLSMVRPASGQGELDYLARLRAVPGYLEALATRQLDSDRRPLAHLVDAAVTRLDRHLADPSGPLRVPPLSAGPAAERERLITELVDPALARYRDVLRERVAPRGRSADEPGLCWLADGERHYAGLVAAYTTTERTARELHEVGLGLVAELDREYEEIGARVFGPLPGADARERAAGVRARLLADPELRWTDGAQMVELARRVLARAELAAGDWFGSVPAKRCAVATVPDDEAPNAPLAYYVDPAVDGSRPGTYFVNTHRAAERNRVSAEAVAFHEGVPGHHFQISLAQELTDLPPLRRFAAFEAYLEGWGLYAERLADEMGLYSGDLARLGMLSADSLRAARLVVDTGMHALGWTRERAVEYLRASTAAPEADVQAEVDRYIEAPAQALSYMVGRLEIQRLRGVASDRLGAAFDIRAFHDLVLRGGPLPLGVLADVVDRWCGSA; this is encoded by the coding sequence GTGACGACCGCGCGCGAGTTAGCCGACGACCTGTTCACCCTGGTCCTGACCTCGGACCCGCTGATGGCGACCCTCATCGGGGTGCCGGGGTGGGACGACCGGCTGCCCGACCCGAGCGCCGAGGCCGAGGCCGGGGCCGCGCGCCGGGCGGCCGAGCTGGCCACCCGCGCCGCCGAGGGCGACGACGACCCGATCACCAGGGCCGTCGTCGCCCAGCAGGCCGCGGGCACGGTCGCCAAGCTCGGGGCGCGCCTGGTCGAGCACACCCACGCCGAGGGCTTCAACGCCCCCGTGCCGCTGCTGCTCACCTCGCTGTCCATGGTCAGACCCGCGTCGGGCCAGGGCGAGCTGGACTACCTGGCCCGCCTGCGCGCCGTCCCCGGCTACCTGGAGGCGCTGGCCACCCGCCAGCTCGACTCCGACCGCCGCCCGCTCGCCCACCTCGTCGACGCCGCCGTCACCCGGCTCGACCGCCACCTCGCCGACCCCTCCGGCCCGCTGCGCGTCCCGCCGCTGTCCGCCGGGCCCGCCGCCGAGCGCGAGCGCCTGATCACCGAGCTGGTCGACCCCGCCCTCGCCCGGTACCGGGACGTGCTGCGCGAGCGCGTGGCCCCGCGCGGCCGGAGCGCCGACGAGCCCGGCCTGTGCTGGCTGGCCGACGGCGAGCGGCACTACGCCGGGCTCGTCGCCGCCTACACCACCACCGAGCGCACCGCCCGCGAGCTGCACGAGGTCGGCCTCGGGCTGGTGGCCGAGCTGGACCGCGAGTACGAGGAGATCGGCGCGCGCGTCTTCGGGCCGCTGCCGGGGGCCGACGCGCGCGAGCGGGCCGCCGGGGTCAGGGCCAGGCTGCTCGCCGACCCGGAGCTGCGCTGGACCGACGGCGCGCAGATGGTCGAGCTGGCCCGGCGGGTCCTCGCGCGCGCCGAGCTGGCGGCGGGGGACTGGTTCGGGTCCGTGCCCGCCAAGCGCTGCGCGGTCGCCACCGTGCCCGACGACGAGGCCCCCAACGCGCCGCTGGCCTACTACGTCGACCCGGCCGTGGACGGCAGCAGGCCGGGCACGTACTTCGTCAACACCCACCGGGCGGCCGAGCGGAACCGGGTCAGCGCCGAGGCGGTCGCGTTCCACGAGGGGGTGCCGGGGCACCACTTCCAGATCTCCCTGGCCCAGGAGCTGACCGACCTGCCGCCGCTGCGCCGGTTCGCCGCGTTCGAGGCCTACCTGGAGGGGTGGGGGCTGTACGCGGAGCGGCTGGCCGACGAGATGGGGCTCTACAGCGGCGACCTGGCCCGGTTGGGGATGCTCAGCGCGGACTCGCTGCGCGCCGCCAGGCTCGTGGTCGACACCGGGATGCACGCGCTCGGGTGGACGCGGGAGCGGGCCGTCGAGTACCTGCGGGCGAGCACGGCCGCGCCGGAGGCGGACGTCCAGGCCGAGGTGGACCGGTACATCGAGGCGCCCGCGCAGGCGCTGTCGTACATGGTGGGGCGGCTGGAGATCCAGCGCCTGCGCGGGGTGGCGAGCGACCGGCTCGGGGCCGCGTTCGACATCAGGGCGTTCCACGACCTGGTGCTGCGCGGCGGCCCGCTGCCGCTGGGCGTGCTGGCCGACGTGGTCGACCGGTGGTGCGGGTCAGCCTGA